The following are encoded together in the Scomber scombrus chromosome 7, fScoSco1.1, whole genome shotgun sequence genome:
- the gnl1 gene encoding guanine nucleotide-binding protein-like 1, whose protein sequence is MPRKKPFSNKQKKKQLQVKRERKRGDTGSGPSSRNASVERGGERQSDTSDSETTDIRRINQQPFGREGRYDPNRFRLHFEKESKEDVEKRKKIAREKVLQPVSDKELEMGINETYPSEKGLGFPRRPPWNYEMTRENLLKKEEKSYREYLDDLHSRNPPGSLSHFEHNLETWRQLWRVLEMSDVILLIVDIRHPMLQFPPAIYHYITGELKKQMILVLNKVDLCPPPLVIAWKHYMTSQFPNLQIVCFTSHRGQPYSTVLQKKRMRRKADWSQAGGPTDILKACQELTEGRVDLSSWEQKIHRDAVAEQLDEERPEGVESVLMEHQSDSAMEISRPSQELYKDGVLTLGCIGFPNVGKSSVINSMVGKKVVSVSRTPGHTKYFQTYYLAPTVKLCDCPGLVFPSRVNKQLQIVAGIYPVSQLQEPYSSVGYLCERTPFLSALKLKHPSLQDEPQQGSQGSKEPGWTAWDVCEAWAERRGYKTAKAARNDVYRAANSLLRLAIDGRLCLCLRPPSYSCLKDHWENHPDLPEIMAVQGRITEEEGTRDRDDEDDGESSTEPEEERDRDADDDEDGDDDDEGLGQRKRKEEKPSGFTVNMYNVLRENECE, encoded by the exons atgccCCGAAAAAAGCCATTTAGcaacaaacagaagaagaaacagctaCAAGTCAAacgggagagaaagagag GTGATACAGGTTCTGGGCCCAGCAGCCGCAATGCCAGTGTGGAGCGAGGAGGAGAGCGGCAGTCAGATACCTCAGACAGTGAGACCACtgatattaggagaataaatcAGCAGCCCTTTGGCAGAGAAGGTAGATATGATCCCAACAG GTTTCGACTGCACTTTGAAAAAGAGAGTAAAGAGGAtgtggagaagaggaagaagattgCCAGGGAGAAGGTGCTGCAGCCAGTCTCCGACAAGGAACTTGAGATGGGTATTAATGAAACGTACCCCTCAGAGAAAG GTCTTGGTTTCCCACGACGGCCGCCCTGGAATTATGAGATGACACGAGAGAACTTGttgaagaaagaggaaaagtcaTACAGAGAGTATCTGGATGACCTGCACTCCAGAAACCCACCTGGCTCTCTTAGCCACTTTGAGCACAATCTGGAG acATGGAGGCAGCTATGGAGAGTGTTGGAGATGTCAGATGTCATCCTGCTCATTGTGGACATCAGGCACCCA ATGCTGCAGTTCCCTCCAGCCATTTACCATTACATCACTGGAGAGCTCAAGAAGCAGATGATCCTGGTGTTGAATAAAGTTGACCTGTGTCCTCCCCCACTGGTCATTGCCTGGAAACACTACATGACCTCTCAGTTCCCCAACCTGCAAATAGTTTGCTTCACCTCCCATCGTGGACAGCCCTACAGCACAG TGCTCCAGaaaaagaggatgaggaggaaggcTGACTGGAGTCAAGCTGGAGGTCCCACAGACATCCTGAAGGCCTGTCAGGAGCTCACAGAAGGGAGAG TGGACCTGTCCAGCTGGGAGCAGAAGATTCACAGAGATGCTGTTGCTGAGCAACTGGATGAGGAGCGGCCAGAAGGAGTGGAGTCTGTGCTAATGGAGCATCAAAGTGATAGTGCTATGGAGATAAGCAGACCATCCCAGGAACTCTACAAAGATGGAGTTCTCACACTGGGCTGCATAG GTTTTCCAAATGTTGGTAAGTCATCTGTCATTAACAGCATGGTTGGGAAGAAGGTGGTGAGCGTGTCTCGAACTCCAGGCCACACCAAATACTTCCAGACCTACTACCTCGCCCCGACAGTCAAACTCTGTGACTGCCCCGGACTAGTATTCCCCTCCCGTGTCAATAAACAGCTACAG aTTGTGGCAGGAATTTACCCAGTGTCTCAGCTGCAGGAGCCCTACAGCTCAGTTGGTTATCTGTGTGAGAGAActcctttcctctctgctctgaagCTTAAGCATCCCAGTTTACAAGATGAACCTCAGCAAGGAAGCCAGGGGTCTAAAGAGCCCGGCTGGACTGCCTGGGATGTTTGTGAGG CTtgggcagagaggagaggctATAAAACAGCAAAAGCAGCTCGAAATGATGTTTACCGTGCAGCAAACAGCCTCCTGAGGTTGGCCATTGATGGCAGATTGTGTCTCTGCCTCAGACCACCTAGTTACAGCTGCCTGAAAG ACCATTGGGAAAATCACCCAGACTTGCCGGAGATAATGGCTGTACAAGGAAGGATAACGGAGGAGGAAGGGACAAGAGACAGGGATGATGAGGACGATGGAGAGTCCAGCACCGAGCCCGAGGAAGAGAGAGACCGGGACgcagatgatgatgaggatggagACGATGACGATGAGGGGTTAGGACAACGAAAGCGGAAGGAGGAAAAGCCATCTGGCTTCACTGTCAACATGTACAATGTCCTTCGGGAAAATGAGTGCGAGTGA
- the znf384b gene encoding zinc finger protein 384b isoform X1, with translation MMEDSHFNSSYFWSPVPTVPGQIENAMFLNKVKEQQEKSVSFSASSASHYQTALLTIPTPGAKTDGGGQVGSAAHLHPPHSTQNITVLPVPSTGIMTAAGLVITTPGTLVSPTSSQSFVSGHPATTMIVSALHSQDKKDGDGTSHVVVMPAPSKRGRKKKTTLSRVGPLGGPGNETLILAHLTAGGQVASLQHHTGDPYDLSNEDEEHGPKDSTKTYRCRMCAATFFSKSDMQIHSKSHTEAKPHKCPHCAKSFANSSYLAQHIRIHSGAKPYTCSYCQKSFRQLSHLQQHTRNHTESKPHKCPHCTKSFANSSYLAQHVRIHTGVKPYACAYCQKCFRQLSHLQQHNRIHTGDRPYKCTHPGCEKSFTQLSNLQSHRRQHNKDKPYKCTNCNKGYIDAASLEVHMSTHTVKHARIYSCGLCNRTYTSVRQMSISEEHFYMKHYESPHWHQTSGSYFTPCSHVSTVSPLPILPSSQETYLVKHMEKHNPDQLTAPAVVAAQAGQQNQNQSHSQGQAGAQSRVESAGGGSSRAGGAGSGEAGGGQQGQSQGNYPHTETIPCPFDLHQYKTVSASDIQYKPVTVSDITSHKDLCLTVSASTIQVEHLNS, from the exons ATGATGGAGGattctcattttaattcatcGTATTTCTGGTCTCCCGTCCCCACTGTACCAGGACAG ATTGAAAATGCTATGTTCCTGAACAAAGTGAAAGAGCAACAGGAAAAGAGTGTTTCCTTCTCTGCTTCCTCGGCATCCCACTACCAAACAGCTCTGCTCACCATCCCGACTCCTGGGGCCAAGACAGATGGAGGAGGGCAGGTTGGTAGTGCGGCTCACCTCCACCCTCCGCACAGCACCCAGAACATTACGGTGCTGCCTGTCCCCTCCACAGGCATCATGACAGCAG CTGGTCTGGTCATCACAACTCCGGGAACACTAGTCTCTCCCACTTCCTCTCAGTCTTTTGTCTCTGGTCATCCAGCAACAACCATGATTGTTTCAGCTCTCCATTCTcaag ACAAAAAAGACGGTGATGGGACGTCCCACGTGGTGGTCATGCCAGCCCCCTCCAAACGAGgcagaaagaagaagacaacACTGTCCAGGGTTGGTCCTTTGGGTGGACCAGGAAATGAAACACTAATACTGGCTCACCTGACAGCTGGTGGCCAG gtGGCATCTTTGCAGCATCATACAGGAGACCCATATGACTTGTCAAATGAAGACGAAGAACACGGACCGAAAGATAGCACTAAGACATACAG GTGCCGGATGTGTGCGGCGACCTTCTTCAGTAAGTCTGACATGCAGATCCACTCCAAGTCACACACAGAGGCCAAACCTCACAAGTGTCCTCACTGCGCCAAGTCATTCGCCAACTCCAGCTACCTGGCCCAGCACATCCGCATCCACAGCGGGGCCAAGCCTTACACCTGCTCCTACTGCCAGAAATCTTTCAGGCAGCTCAGTCATTTACAGCAGCACACACG GAACCACACAGAGTCAAAGCCTCACAAGTGTCCCCATTGTACCAAGTCATTTGCCAACTCTAGCTACCTGGCTCAACATGTCCGCATCCACACCGGAGTGAAACCTTACGCCTGCGCCTACTGCCAAAAGTGCTTCAGACAGCTCAGTCACCTTCAGCAGCATAACAG GATTCATACTGGAGATCGGCCATACAAGTGCACCCATCCAGGCTGTGAGAAATCCTTTACGCAACTGTCAAATTTGCAG TCCCACCGACGTCAACACAACAAAGACAAGCCCTACAAGTGTACCAACTGCAATAAAGGATATATAGATGCAGCGAGCCTCGAGGTGcacatgtccacacacacagtcaaacatgCCAGGATCTACTCGTGTGGTCTCTGCAACCGCACTTATACCTCAGTAAGACAAATGTCCATTTCTGAAGAGCATTTCTACATGAAACACTATGAATCGCCTCACTGGCATCAGACATCTGGCAGCTACTTTACACCGTGTAGTCATGTGTCCACTGTTTCCCCTCTACCTATCCTCCCCTCATCGCAGGAGACGTATCTGGTGAAACACATGGAGAAACACAACCCAGATCAGTTGACTGCACCAGCAGTCGTGGCAGCACAGGCGGGACAACAGAACCAGAACCAAAGCCATTCCCAGGGCCAGGCTGGAGCTCAGAGTCGGGTGGAGAGCGCAGGTGGTGGATCGAGCCGAGCTGGGGGAGCCGGGAGCGGAGAAGCAGGCGGAGGTCAGCAGGGACAGAGCCAGGGCAACTACCCGCATACGGAAACCATCCCCTGTCCATTTGACCTGCACCAGTATAAAACAGTGTCTGCCAGTGACATCCAGTACAAACCAGTCACTGTGTCTGACATTACTTCCCACAAGGAcctctgtctcactgtgtcAGCATCCACCATTCAAGTGGAGCACCTCAACTCCTAG
- the znf384b gene encoding zinc finger protein 384b isoform X2 — MMEDSHFNSSYFWSPVPTVPGQIENAMFLNKVKEQQEKSVSFSASSASHYQTALLTIPTPGAKTDGGGQVGSAAHLHPPHSTQNITVLPVPSTGIMTAAGLVITTPGTLVSPTSSQSFVSGHPATTMIVSALHSQDKKDGDGTSHVVVMPAPSKRGRKKKTTLSRVGPLGGPGNETLILAHLTAGGQVASLQHHTGDPYDLSNEDEEHGPKDSTKTYRCRMCAATFFSKSDMQIHSKSHTEAKPHKCPHCAKSFANSSYLAQHIRIHSGAKPYTCSYCQKSFRQLSHLQQHTRNHTESKPHKCPHCTKSFANSSYLAQHVRIHTGVKPYACAYCQKCFRQLSHLQQHNRIHTGDRPYKCTHPGCEKSFTQLSNLQSHRRQHNKDKPYKCTNCNKGYIDAASLEVHMSTHTVKHARIYSCGLCNRTYTSETYLVKHMEKHNPDQLTAPAVVAAQAGQQNQNQSHSQGQAGAQSRVESAGGGSSRAGGAGSGEAGGGQQGQSQGNYPHTETIPCPFDLHQYKTVSASDIQYKPVTVSDITSHKDLCLTVSASTIQVEHLNS, encoded by the exons ATGATGGAGGattctcattttaattcatcGTATTTCTGGTCTCCCGTCCCCACTGTACCAGGACAG ATTGAAAATGCTATGTTCCTGAACAAAGTGAAAGAGCAACAGGAAAAGAGTGTTTCCTTCTCTGCTTCCTCGGCATCCCACTACCAAACAGCTCTGCTCACCATCCCGACTCCTGGGGCCAAGACAGATGGAGGAGGGCAGGTTGGTAGTGCGGCTCACCTCCACCCTCCGCACAGCACCCAGAACATTACGGTGCTGCCTGTCCCCTCCACAGGCATCATGACAGCAG CTGGTCTGGTCATCACAACTCCGGGAACACTAGTCTCTCCCACTTCCTCTCAGTCTTTTGTCTCTGGTCATCCAGCAACAACCATGATTGTTTCAGCTCTCCATTCTcaag ACAAAAAAGACGGTGATGGGACGTCCCACGTGGTGGTCATGCCAGCCCCCTCCAAACGAGgcagaaagaagaagacaacACTGTCCAGGGTTGGTCCTTTGGGTGGACCAGGAAATGAAACACTAATACTGGCTCACCTGACAGCTGGTGGCCAG gtGGCATCTTTGCAGCATCATACAGGAGACCCATATGACTTGTCAAATGAAGACGAAGAACACGGACCGAAAGATAGCACTAAGACATACAG GTGCCGGATGTGTGCGGCGACCTTCTTCAGTAAGTCTGACATGCAGATCCACTCCAAGTCACACACAGAGGCCAAACCTCACAAGTGTCCTCACTGCGCCAAGTCATTCGCCAACTCCAGCTACCTGGCCCAGCACATCCGCATCCACAGCGGGGCCAAGCCTTACACCTGCTCCTACTGCCAGAAATCTTTCAGGCAGCTCAGTCATTTACAGCAGCACACACG GAACCACACAGAGTCAAAGCCTCACAAGTGTCCCCATTGTACCAAGTCATTTGCCAACTCTAGCTACCTGGCTCAACATGTCCGCATCCACACCGGAGTGAAACCTTACGCCTGCGCCTACTGCCAAAAGTGCTTCAGACAGCTCAGTCACCTTCAGCAGCATAACAG GATTCATACTGGAGATCGGCCATACAAGTGCACCCATCCAGGCTGTGAGAAATCCTTTACGCAACTGTCAAATTTGCAG TCCCACCGACGTCAACACAACAAAGACAAGCCCTACAAGTGTACCAACTGCAATAAAGGATATATAGATGCAGCGAGCCTCGAGGTGcacatgtccacacacacagtcaaacatgCCAGGATCTACTCGTGTGGTCTCTGCAACCGCACTTATACCTCA GAGACGTATCTGGTGAAACACATGGAGAAACACAACCCAGATCAGTTGACTGCACCAGCAGTCGTGGCAGCACAGGCGGGACAACAGAACCAGAACCAAAGCCATTCCCAGGGCCAGGCTGGAGCTCAGAGTCGGGTGGAGAGCGCAGGTGGTGGATCGAGCCGAGCTGGGGGAGCCGGGAGCGGAGAAGCAGGCGGAGGTCAGCAGGGACAGAGCCAGGGCAACTACCCGCATACGGAAACCATCCCCTGTCCATTTGACCTGCACCAGTATAAAACAGTGTCTGCCAGTGACATCCAGTACAAACCAGTCACTGTGTCTGACATTACTTCCCACAAGGAcctctgtctcactgtgtcAGCATCCACCATTCAAGTGGAGCACCTCAACTCCTAG
- the si:ch211-154o6.3 gene encoding uncharacterized WD repeat-containing protein all2124, producing the protein MGEVRKLQKKLRQIGNLEIKISLTPEERLKISRKAELRSRLAELQLQLSGPQQTLGIVGDGKKEKMKRQVDDAPEALPSQTPPASKILKGEEKSKARATPAPAARQRDTEGRAEIGRQRESIESAKVSDHCRDVSGGCPARTDSDKEQQLRQEEAEFKSLKASWEKAKFRLRLLEGHNDIVTCVVAVDNLVVSGSRDTTVKVWHVPTATEHKNLGGHTGGVTCLSAPPPEYCKKLAWSLSLSDKERFILSGSADCYVKIWALSIGQCVKSIYTFNAVTALCFVPEGEGYIITGSDGGKVQAWSWHTFENCQSINAHQEAVTSIQSQGPLVFSGSAEGGVSVWENRCSDRDPLRLLHHWSSQVTGCGGGSGGRLTLSPRGDRVLLAYGRAWLKILHWRTGIMSRLTNHSSITGVTDCVHQTAGLLIGSCYDLANGESTLNLFALPQCRYLASLTWPEAPRILCFAAWTTGSGDHRWVTGGRDLIVWEQLPSSGKQRGDVTAKRDSRLDSLLESEGDTEDDEETDDYEDDDDIDEGKDGLPDNTKDEGSGSWLRCVLQ; encoded by the exons ATGGGGGAGGTGAGGAAGCTGCAGAAGAAGTTGAGGCAGATTGGGAATCTGGAAATAAAAATCAGTCTTACCCCAGAGGAGAGATTAAAG ATCTCAAGGAAGGCGGAGCTGCGTTCCAGATTGGCTGAGCTTCAGCTGCAGCTTTCTGGCCCGCAGCAAACTCTGGGGATTGTGGGAGAcggaaaaaaggagaagatgaAAAGACAAGT GGACGATGCCCCTGAGGCCCTTCCATCACAAACGCCTCCAGCCTCCAAGATCCTTAAGGGAGAAGAGAAGTCCAAAGCTCGGGCAACGCCAGCGCCGGCTGCCAGGCAGAGGGACACAGAAGGGAGAGCAGAGATAGGCAGACAGCGGGAAAGTATAGAGTCCGCCAAGGTGTCAGATCACTGCCGAGACGTGTCAGGAGGCTGTCCAGCCCGCACAGACTCTGACAAGGAGCAGCAACTGCGACAAGAAG aagcCGAATTTAAATCCCTCAAAGCGTCTTGGGAGAAGGCAAAGTTCCGCTTAAGGCTGTTGGAGGGTCACAATGACATAGTCACCTGTGTGGTTGCTGTTGACAACCTGGTGGTGTCTGGAAG CCGAGATACGACAGTGAAGGTGTGGCATGTTCCCACGGCAACAGAGCACAAGAACCTGGGGGGTCACACTGGTGGGGTCACCTGTCTATCTGCCCCTCCCCCTGAGTACTGCAAGAAGCTGG CCTGGTCCCTGTCTTTGTCCGACAAGGAGAGGTTTATTTTAAGTGGCTCTGCAGACTGCTATGTGAAGATCTGGGCCCTGAGCATTG GGCAGTGTGTTAAGTCTATCTACACGTTCAACGCTGTGACTGCTCTGTGTTTTGTGCCAGAGGGAGAAGGCTACATCATCACTGGttcag ACGGGGGGAAAGTTCAAGCCTGGAGCTGGCACACTTTCGAAAACTGCCAGTCAATCAATGCTCACCAGGAAGCAGTCACTTCCATCCAG TCTCAGGGTCCGCTGGTGTTCAGCGGCTCGGCCGAGGGAGGGGTGTCTGTGTGGGAGAACCGGTGTTCGGATCGAGACCCCCTGAGGCTGCTGCATCACTGGAGCAGCCAGGTGACGGGCTGCGGAGGGGGGTCCGGTGGGCGTTTGACCCTCAGCCCCCGGGGCGACCGAGTGCTCCTGGCATACGGTCGAGCCTGGCTCAAGATCCTGCACTGGAGGACTG GAATAATGTCCAGactgaccaatcacagcagcATCACCGGGGTAACAGATTGTGTTCACCAGACGGCAGGCCTCCTAATTGGTTCCTGCTATGATCTGGCGAATGGAGAGAGCACGCTAAATT TGTTCGCTCTGCCTCAGTGTCGATACCTGGCATCTCTGACCTGGCCGGAAGCTCCCAGAATCCTCTGCTTTGCAGCGTGGACCACGGGGAGCGGAGACCACCGGTGGGTCACTGGAGGTCGTGACCTCATCGTATGGGAGCAGCTCCCCAGCTCTGGGAAGCAAAG GGGTGACGTCACAGCGAAGAGAGACAGTCGATTGGACTCCTTGCTGGAGTCAGAGGGGGACACAGAAGATGACGAGGAGACTGATG ATTACGAGGATGACGATGACATAGATGAAGGAAAAGACGGCCTGCCTGACAACACGAAGGATGAAGGGTCCGGCTCTTGGCTCCGCTGTGTTCTCCAGTGA
- the znf384b gene encoding zinc finger protein 384b isoform X3: MMEDSHFNSSYFWSPVPTVPGQIENAMFLNKVKEQQEKSVSFSASSASHYQTALLTIPTPGAKTDGGGQVGSAAHLHPPHSTQNITVLPVPSTGIMTAAGLVITTPGTLVSPTSSQSFVSGHPATTMIVSALHSQDKKDGDGTSHVVVMPAPSKRGRKKKTTLSRVGPLGGPGNETLILAHLTAGGQVASLQHHTGDPYDLSNEDEEHGPKDSTKTYRNHTESKPHKCPHCTKSFANSSYLAQHVRIHTGVKPYACAYCQKCFRQLSHLQQHNRIHTGDRPYKCTHPGCEKSFTQLSNLQSHRRQHNKDKPYKCTNCNKGYIDAASLEVHMSTHTVKHARIYSCGLCNRTYTSETYLVKHMEKHNPDQLTAPAVVAAQAGQQNQNQSHSQGQAGAQSRVESAGGGSSRAGGAGSGEAGGGQQGQSQGNYPHTETIPCPFDLHQYKTVSASDIQYKPVTVSDITSHKDLCLTVSASTIQVEHLNS, from the exons ATGATGGAGGattctcattttaattcatcGTATTTCTGGTCTCCCGTCCCCACTGTACCAGGACAG ATTGAAAATGCTATGTTCCTGAACAAAGTGAAAGAGCAACAGGAAAAGAGTGTTTCCTTCTCTGCTTCCTCGGCATCCCACTACCAAACAGCTCTGCTCACCATCCCGACTCCTGGGGCCAAGACAGATGGAGGAGGGCAGGTTGGTAGTGCGGCTCACCTCCACCCTCCGCACAGCACCCAGAACATTACGGTGCTGCCTGTCCCCTCCACAGGCATCATGACAGCAG CTGGTCTGGTCATCACAACTCCGGGAACACTAGTCTCTCCCACTTCCTCTCAGTCTTTTGTCTCTGGTCATCCAGCAACAACCATGATTGTTTCAGCTCTCCATTCTcaag ACAAAAAAGACGGTGATGGGACGTCCCACGTGGTGGTCATGCCAGCCCCCTCCAAACGAGgcagaaagaagaagacaacACTGTCCAGGGTTGGTCCTTTGGGTGGACCAGGAAATGAAACACTAATACTGGCTCACCTGACAGCTGGTGGCCAG gtGGCATCTTTGCAGCATCATACAGGAGACCCATATGACTTGTCAAATGAAGACGAAGAACACGGACCGAAAGATAGCACTAAGACATACAG GAACCACACAGAGTCAAAGCCTCACAAGTGTCCCCATTGTACCAAGTCATTTGCCAACTCTAGCTACCTGGCTCAACATGTCCGCATCCACACCGGAGTGAAACCTTACGCCTGCGCCTACTGCCAAAAGTGCTTCAGACAGCTCAGTCACCTTCAGCAGCATAACAG GATTCATACTGGAGATCGGCCATACAAGTGCACCCATCCAGGCTGTGAGAAATCCTTTACGCAACTGTCAAATTTGCAG TCCCACCGACGTCAACACAACAAAGACAAGCCCTACAAGTGTACCAACTGCAATAAAGGATATATAGATGCAGCGAGCCTCGAGGTGcacatgtccacacacacagtcaaacatgCCAGGATCTACTCGTGTGGTCTCTGCAACCGCACTTATACCTCA GAGACGTATCTGGTGAAACACATGGAGAAACACAACCCAGATCAGTTGACTGCACCAGCAGTCGTGGCAGCACAGGCGGGACAACAGAACCAGAACCAAAGCCATTCCCAGGGCCAGGCTGGAGCTCAGAGTCGGGTGGAGAGCGCAGGTGGTGGATCGAGCCGAGCTGGGGGAGCCGGGAGCGGAGAAGCAGGCGGAGGTCAGCAGGGACAGAGCCAGGGCAACTACCCGCATACGGAAACCATCCCCTGTCCATTTGACCTGCACCAGTATAAAACAGTGTCTGCCAGTGACATCCAGTACAAACCAGTCACTGTGTCTGACATTACTTCCCACAAGGAcctctgtctcactgtgtcAGCATCCACCATTCAAGTGGAGCACCTCAACTCCTAG